In the Epinephelus lanceolatus isolate andai-2023 chromosome 6, ASM4190304v1, whole genome shotgun sequence genome, one interval contains:
- the cldn34a gene encoding claudin-34, producing MIYLAHTAHLQFLGLLVGFLAWILILTTTGLNEWRLWHVADVSVITSGVAWVGIWKACFYSHALPSMENCQSISISDSFAPAEIPVAQVLMVLALISGLVGNITAAVAMRMVYFSVEDRRNIRLVFVLAGTLYVLTGTFCLVPLAWNMSSVLNNSTIDFPPEFQLPAAPVRQQVGSAIGVGISASIMMLISGLVFLCYRYAWAALSTEASRNTRDPLHGPLTKMTQAQRFGLANGDNQGRDNPAFHTEEVS from the coding sequence ATGATTTACCTGGCTCACACAGCTCACCTGCAGTTCCTCGGCCTGTTAGTCGGGTTTCTGGCATGGATCCTCATCCTGACCACAACCGGCCTCAACGAGTGGCGCCTCTGGCACGTCGCTGATGTGTCCGTCATCACCTCGGGTGTGGCCTGGGTGGGTATCTGGAAGGCGTGTTTCTACAGTCACGCCCTCCCCAGCATGGAGAACTGTCAGAGCATCAGCATCTCAGACAGCTTTGCTCCTGCAGAGATCCCCGTGGCTCAGGTGCTGATGGTGCTGGCGCTGATCAGCGGCCTGGTGGGGAACATCACCGCTGCAGTGGCCATGAGGATGGTTTACTTCTCTGTGGAGGATCGTAGGAACATCAGGCTGGTCTTTGTGCTGGCAGGGACCCTGTATGTGCTGACGGGGACCTTCTGCTTGGTGCCGCTGGCGTGGAACATGAGCTCTGTGCTCAACAACAGCACCATAGACTTTCCTCCTGAGTTCCAGCTCCCTGCAGCTCCTGTCCGACAGCAAGTTGGTTCAGCCATCGGAGTGGGCATCTCCGCCTCCATAATGATGCTTATAAGTGGGCTGGTTTTCCTCTGCTACCGTTACGCCTGGGCAGCTCTGAGCACAGAGGCCTCTAGAAACACCAGGGACCCACTCCATGGCCCCTTGACAAAAATGACCCAGGCACAGAGGTTTGGATTAGCCAATGGAGACAACCAGGGCAGAGATAACCCTGCATTTCACACTGAAGAAGTCTCATGA
- the LOC117253545 gene encoding claudin-24-like, which yields MDTCACALELLGMLVYVGAWLCALATTLLPQWLTMSTALLPVESYELGLWETCVVQDVGGMECRAYDSLLGLSSDLKLARMLMCASLAVGMLGMLVAIPGLYLVNSCKEHRGCRRKRTLIILGGVLGMISGVLCLIPVSYMAHLAVIHFFDDTVPDVVPRWEFGDALFCGWAGGFLLIVAGLLLVTSCSCSQVEPQPVMQRRYQVMSTGAPLGKRSEYV from the coding sequence atggacacGTGCGCCTGCGCTTTGGAGCTGCTGGGGATGCTGGTCTATGTCGGAGCGTGGCTGTGCGCTTTAGCCACCACTCTCTTACCGCAGTGGCTGACCATGTCCACTGCTCTGCTGCCGGTGGAGAGCTACGAGCTGGGCCTGTGGGAGACGTGTGTGGTGCAGGATGTCGGGGGGATGGAGTGCAGAGCTTATGACAGCCTGCTGGGCCTCTCCAGTGACCTCAAGCTGGCCCGCATGCTCATGTGTGCTTCCCTTGCTGTGGGCATGCTGGGAATGCTGGTGGCCATACCTGGACTTTACCTGGTCAACAGCTGTAAAGAACACCGAGGTTGCAGACGTAAGAGAACTTTAATCATCCTAGGAGGGGTGCTGGGGATGATCTCTGGAGTGCTGTGTCTGATCCCTGTGTCCTACATGGCTCATTTAGCCGTGATACATTTCTTTGATGATACAGTACCTGATGTGGTGCCACGCTGGGAGTTTGGCGATGCCTTGTTCTGCGGCTGGGCCGGAGGATTTCTTCTCATAGTGGCCGGGCTCCTCCTGGTCACCTCTTGCTCGTGCTCACAGGTGGAGCCTCAGCCTGTAATGCAGAGGAGATACCAGGTCATGAGTACAGGTGCTCCCCTCGGGAAGCGCTCAGAGTACGTTTAA